One Ahaetulla prasina isolate Xishuangbanna chromosome 1, ASM2864084v1, whole genome shotgun sequence DNA window includes the following coding sequences:
- the LIAT1 gene encoding protein LIAT1 encodes MEMGRQDGMSDGEGAKGGKLAAKLLPSPSKKKVSKKKKKKKTIPDKHSSQVKKKSIFAIFPLDLLQRWKCDGTPQEGHSKRGSGKATRNSLSACSSATSISTPGDATLPNESLRWDGVLDDPKAEEERLCNYRLSRRKRYGEFLQQNPLLDSPFPCQQLPDLDKVPEAEKERSLHKSKSSSLMAAKNKRRPNSKQGSKTPKRQPTTLPSSKSQGVL; translated from the exons ATGGAGATGGGCCGGCAGGATGGCATGTCTGATGGGGAGGGAGCGAAAGGCGGCAAGCTGGCAGCAAAATTGCTCCCGTCTCCCAGCAAGAAGAAAGTcagcaagaaaaagaagaaaaagaaaaccattcCAG acaagCATTCCAGCCAAGTCAAGAAAAAATCCATCTTTGCCATATTTCCACTGGATCTGCTGCAGCGCTGGAAGTGCGACGGGACCCCTCAGGAGGGTCACAGCAAGCGAGGATCAGGCAAAGCCACCAGGAATTCGCTCTCAGCCTGCTCGTCGGCCACTTCGATCTCGACCCCAGGAGACGCCACCCTGCCCAATGAGAGTCTTCGCTGGGACGGCGTTCTGGACGACCCCAAAGCCGAAGAGGAAAGACTGTGCAACTATCGACTAAGCCGTAGAAAACGCTACGGTGAATTCTTGCAGCAAAACCCCCTGTTGGACTCGCCCTTTCCATGCCAGCAGCTGCCCGATCTGGACAAAGTCCCCGAGGCAGAGAAAGAGCGTTCCTTACACAAGAGTAAATCATCCTCTCTCATGGCCGCCAAAAACAAACGGCGTCCAAATTCGAAGCAGGGTAGTAAAACCCCAAAGAGGCAGCCGACGACGTTGCCGTCCAGTAAATCTCAGGGAGTTCTGTGA